From the genome of Croceibacterium atlanticum:
CTGCCTGACAGCATGGTCAAGCCCGCTTCCAGGGGCGAGAGATCCGATCGGATGCCCCGCCGCCCCGGCGGGAGCCCTTTGTAGCCACCCGGCGCCGATTGCGGGCGCCCGCCGGACAAATCGGGCGATTTCCCATTCGAGCCGGGGAGTATGGAGATTGCCGATCACGGCGCTGCGCCGATTAGCGAGAAATCGGTTTCCGGTCGCCTGCAATACAAGCAGCAGGTCCGCCTCGGGGTTGAGCTTGCGCAGGGTGCTTTCTGCCGTGAACACAGTACGGACCAGGGCGGCCAGATGCGGCGGCAAGCTGAGTGTCCTGTACCCCGACAACCGTCCGATATCGAGCATGGTCTTGGCAAGAGACCATTCCGACATGGCGGCGCCCTGCAGCTCCGCCAGGATACCGTCCACGCCGCGGGTAAGTGCCGCGCGGTCGGCGGTGACCGAAAGGAGACCGAGGTCGATCGCCGCATCGGTGAGCCATTCGGAATCGAGGTAAATGAACGCTGCCACAAAACCGAGCAGAGCCTCGCGGGTGCCAATGTCGAGCCTGCCGACAGCTCCGAAATCGTGCACGCACAGACGCCCGTCCGACATGATCAGCAAATTTCCCGGATGCGGGTCGGCATGAAAGGCACCAAGAACGAAAAACTGTTGCAGATAGAAATCGATGAAAGTCTCGGTGAGCGTATTGCCGCGCTCGATGGCCTCGCGCTCATCCAGCGGGGTGCCCATGCTGCGCTCCTGCGTAATGACGGAGGCGTCCGACATCTCGTCGACGACATCGGGAATGTAAACCGTCTCAGAATCAGCGAAAGCGCGGGCGAACAGGCGGATGTTGCGCGCTTCCTGCCGGAAATCGGTTTCCCTTTTCAGATTGTGCGCAAGTTCCTTCGCCAGGGCCGCCGCGCGGTGGCGTCTCAGTGCAGGTATGACGTGCTGAAACAGGCGCACCAATACGAGCAGGATGCGCATATCTCGCGCAATTTGCTCGCCCACTCCGGGCCGGAGGACCTTGACGACCACCTCGCGTCCGTCATGCAGCTTTGCGGCGTGGACCTGTGCTACCGACCCTGCGGCCAGAGGCTCGCGTTCAAAGCCGGCAAAGGCCGTTGCCGTGTTCGCGGCCAATGACTGCTCGATGATCCCTACCGCTGCATCGGCAGGGAAAGGAGCGGCCTTGCTTTGCAGGTTCGAGAGGCTCGCGGCCCAGTTCGCATCGAGGATATCGCGGCGCTCGCTCAGCGCCTGACCGAGCTTGGTGAAGGTCGGGCCGAGATTTTCGAGACGCCGCGTGGTCCTTTGCGGAAGCGTGGTCATGCGCCGACCGAACCCCATCCGATTCAGCATCATTGCGCTCAGCACATCCAGCAGGAGCCGGGTTGCTGTCCACATGATCTGAATTCCCCGGATTATCATAGCCCGCTCTGACCTCTTGTGTCCTCACCATGATTGGACGCTCGAAATGCGGGTGGATTACTGTGCGGGGCTGGCCTGAGAAGGAGAACCCGCGCGGCGAAGTTGCTTCACTGACCGAGGGGTATTGCCGCCCAAGGTCTGCTCGCCGGTAGCGGCGTTTGTAATCAAGCGCTGCCAAAGGCGTCCATTCTCTACGCATTGACGATATTATTCGCGGCCGCGTCGATCGGTCGCGTTTGCAAAGACTGGAGCCGGGGAGACCCCATGAAATATGCGGAAATGATGGCGCAGCTTGTGGGTGGTGCCGGTTTTGTAGCGGCCCTCGACCAGTCCGGCGGCTCGACACCTGCTGCCCTTCAGGCCTTCGGCATCGGCGCGGACCGGTATTCCGGCGAGGACGAGATGTTCGCGCTTATCCATGGATTGCGCGTGCGGATCATGAAAGCCCCATGCATCGATGGGCGAAGGGTGCTTGGCGTCATCCTTTTCGAGCGCACTATGGATGCGCAGATTGACACCGTACCGGTGCCAGAGTTTCTCTGGCGGCGGGGGATCGTGTCCTTCGTCAAGATCGACCAAGGGTTGGAGAAAGACACAGGCGGCGTCCAGCTCATGAAACCCATGCCGGATCTCGAAAGCCTGCTGTCCCGGGCGCGCTCAAGGGCCGTTTTTGGCACCAAGATGCGTTCGGTGATCAACGTCGCATCGCACCAGGGGATCGGCGACGTCGTGCGCCAGCAATTCGAGCTGGCCAACCATGTCCTCGACCAGCGACTTGTGCCGATTATCGAACCGGAAGTGAATATCGCAAGTGCAACGCGCCAAGAGTGCGAGAGTATCCTTCTTGCCGAACTCAGTAATGCGCTCGATGGGCAAGCCTATGGCCGCCGTGTGGTACTGAAACTCTCGCTGCCGGTTTCGGACGGGCTTTACGCGCCCCTCGTTGCCCATCCCAGCTGCGCGCGGGTGCTCGCCCTTTCGGGTGGGCTCTCCCAGGATGCCGCTTGCGCCGCGCT
Proteins encoded in this window:
- a CDS encoding ABC1 kinase family protein — encoded protein: MWTATRLLLDVLSAMMLNRMGFGRRMTTLPQRTTRRLENLGPTFTKLGQALSERRDILDANWAASLSNLQSKAAPFPADAAVGIIEQSLAANTATAFAGFEREPLAAGSVAQVHAAKLHDGREVVVKVLRPGVGEQIARDMRILLVLVRLFQHVIPALRRHRAAALAKELAHNLKRETDFRQEARNIRLFARAFADSETVYIPDVVDEMSDASVITQERSMGTPLDEREAIERGNTLTETFIDFYLQQFFVLGAFHADPHPGNLLIMSDGRLCVHDFGAVGRLDIGTREALLGFVAAFIYLDSEWLTDAAIDLGLLSVTADRAALTRGVDGILAELQGAAMSEWSLAKTMLDIGRLSGYRTLSLPPHLAALVRTVFTAESTLRKLNPEADLLLVLQATGNRFLANRRSAVIGNLHTPRLEWEIARFVRRAPAIGAGWLQRAPAGAAGHPIGSLAPGSGLDHAVRQVALAIAALGSYLASAALMLADRGPRVLGDIPLPAAIILAAALLLTIQILIQSHRQSEQQQ
- a CDS encoding fructose bisphosphate aldolase, whose protein sequence is MKYAEMMAQLVGGAGFVAALDQSGGSTPAALQAFGIGADRYSGEDEMFALIHGLRVRIMKAPCIDGRRVLGVILFERTMDAQIDTVPVPEFLWRRGIVSFVKIDQGLEKDTGGVQLMKPMPDLESLLSRARSRAVFGTKMRSVINVASHQGIGDVVRQQFELANHVLDQRLVPIIEPEVNIASATRQECESILLAELSNALDGQAYGRRVVLKLSLPVSDGLYAPLVAHPSCARVLALSGGLSQDAACAALERNRGMIASFSRALLQDLRAHMQDQEFNDVLGRAVERIYRASTVKRLADR